In the Streptomyces sp. NBC_00525 genome, one interval contains:
- a CDS encoding putative quinol monooxygenase — protein sequence MPLTVVAECLAAPGQEDRLRTALEAMIEPSLDEPGCLAYRPYADPNDGARMVIVEQWTSPRALAEHFTTPHFHHASKVLDRILAEPMKIHRLIPA from the coding sequence ATGCCCCTCACCGTCGTCGCCGAGTGCCTTGCCGCCCCCGGCCAGGAGGACCGGCTCCGCACCGCCCTGGAAGCGATGATCGAACCCTCCCTGGACGAGCCCGGCTGCCTCGCCTACCGCCCCTACGCCGACCCCAACGACGGCGCCCGCATGGTGATCGTCGAACAGTGGACGAGCCCCCGGGCCCTGGCGGAGCACTTCACCACGCCCCACTTCCACCACGCGAGCAAAGTCCTCGACCGAATCCTCGCCGAACCAATGAAAATCCACCGCCTGATCCCGGCCTGA
- a CDS encoding serine/threonine-protein kinase: MTALEALGSDDPAEMGSYRLLGVLGNGGMGRVYLGRSPGGRLVAVKVVHRHLAADQRFRARFASEVSAARLVSGQKGGGRTAPVLAADPEAEVPWVATGYVAGSDLAGVVADHGPLPERTVRVLGSGLAEALGAVHAQGLVHRDVKPSNVLLALDGPHLIDFGITRAAESATHLTTTGVVVGSPGFMAPEQVTGETAVSSATDVFSLGALLAYAAAGQPPFPGAGTAQLLYRVVHAEPQLDGITPDAVRELIAACLAKEPAARPALPEVVRLLADESAPSSLWLPPEVADAIGRRAVELLQLESGPATPVPAPPPLPPPPLHPPTAVTPEPAGPGSGPVGSGPNAVTMTARARAVRTPVRAVPAPVRPPRPPVPPSRREPAAPVPDVPVPPVPVPPQPRGRAGKPGLWLAAAASLLLASVFVSWITTQHDDKAAASPDSTADRAAASPDREAAALPAFLVGLWNDSRTGYGNRLELKGGHLGDELGVLVADIEDHGSATCRYRLTLNRVDAEGPFAHFKGEPVTAGSDDVCQGPVNVGVRRLEVQGKRSEDALQFSADAPVTSLGTLWKAR; encoded by the coding sequence ATGACGGCTTTGGAGGCGCTCGGCTCGGACGACCCGGCCGAAATGGGGTCGTACCGACTGCTGGGCGTACTCGGGAACGGCGGCATGGGCCGGGTCTACCTGGGCCGGAGCCCCGGCGGACGGCTCGTCGCCGTGAAGGTGGTGCACCGGCACCTGGCGGCCGACCAGCGGTTCAGGGCGCGCTTCGCGAGCGAGGTGTCGGCGGCCCGGCTGGTCAGCGGTCAGAAGGGCGGCGGCCGCACCGCGCCCGTGCTGGCGGCCGATCCGGAGGCCGAGGTGCCGTGGGTGGCGACCGGCTACGTGGCCGGCAGCGACCTCGCGGGCGTCGTCGCGGACCACGGCCCTCTGCCCGAACGAACCGTACGCGTCCTGGGCTCCGGGCTCGCCGAGGCGCTCGGCGCCGTCCACGCCCAGGGGCTCGTGCACCGGGACGTCAAACCGTCCAACGTGCTGCTGGCCCTCGACGGGCCGCACCTGATCGACTTCGGCATCACCCGCGCCGCCGAGTCCGCCACCCACCTCACCACCACCGGGGTCGTCGTCGGCTCGCCCGGCTTCATGGCGCCCGAACAGGTCACCGGCGAGACAGCCGTCAGTTCCGCCACGGACGTCTTCTCGCTCGGCGCCCTCCTCGCCTACGCGGCGGCCGGGCAGCCCCCCTTCCCCGGCGCCGGCACCGCCCAGCTGCTCTACCGCGTCGTGCACGCCGAACCGCAGCTCGACGGGATCACGCCGGACGCCGTACGGGAACTGATCGCGGCCTGTCTCGCCAAGGAGCCCGCCGCCCGCCCGGCGCTCCCCGAGGTGGTACGGCTGCTGGCCGACGAGTCGGCGCCGTCCTCGCTCTGGCTGCCCCCGGAGGTCGCCGACGCGATCGGCCGCCGCGCCGTCGAACTGCTCCAGCTGGAGTCCGGCCCGGCGACCCCCGTACCGGCCCCGCCGCCACTGCCGCCACCGCCGCTCCACCCGCCCACGGCCGTGACTCCCGAGCCGGCGGGCCCCGGCTCCGGGCCGGTCGGCTCCGGGCCGAACGCCGTCACGATGACCGCCCGCGCGCGTGCCGTCCGCACTCCCGTGCGTGCCGTCCCCGCCCCCGTACGCCCACCGCGCCCGCCCGTCCCGCCGTCCCGGCGCGAACCGGCCGCGCCCGTCCCGGACGTACCCGTACCGCCCGTTCCCGTACCGCCGCAGCCGCGCGGGCGGGCCGGGAAGCCGGGGCTGTGGCTCGCCGCCGCCGCCTCCCTGCTGCTCGCCTCCGTCTTCGTCAGCTGGATCACGACGCAGCACGACGACAAGGCCGCCGCGAGCCCGGACTCCACCGCCGACCGGGCCGCCGCGAGCCCCGACCGCGAGGCCGCCGCGCTCCCCGCGTTCCTGGTCGGCCTCTGGAACGACTCGAGGACCGGGTACGGCAACCGGCTCGAACTGAAGGGGGGCCACCTCGGCGACGAGCTGGGTGTGCTCGTCGCCGATATCGAAGACCACGGGTCCGCCACCTGCAGATACCGCCTGACGCTCAACCGCGTGGACGCCGAAGGGCCCTTCGCCCACTTCAAGGGCGAACCGGTCACCGCCGGAAGCGACGACGTGTGCCAGGGGCCCGTGAACGTGGGGGTGCGGAGGCTGGAGGTCCAGGGGAAGCGCAGCGAGGACGCCCTCCAGTTCAGCGCCGACGCCCCGGTCACCTCGCTCGGCACACTGTGGAAGGCCCGCTGA